From Methanosarcina lacustris Z-7289, one genomic window encodes:
- a CDS encoding sodium-dependent transporter, with the protein MAREVWNNRVGFILAAIGSSVGLGNIWRFSYVAYENGGGAFLIPYFIALLTAGIPLMILEFGLGSKFLGSAPLSFKRAKKSFEWIGWWGVIASFIITTYYSVIVGWSLVYLLKAFTLGWGADTGAFFNNELLHVSDSPWNLGNFSYPVLIGLLATWLIIWVVEKKGVQAGIERSSKIFIPLLWVLLTVLVLRAITLEGSINGIEWYLKPDFSKLTDIKVWQAAYGQAFYSLSLGMAIMITYSSYLPKKSDIVNNAFIVSLADGAFSFTMGFAIFGTLGYMAYTKGVGIEEVVAQSIGLAFVVLPEALNMLPGLKALTAVAFFMCIVIAALSSLISLVEAFASSIMDKFEMKRGRAVDLTIGFGLFFSLIYATRAGIYWLDIIDHFINTYGLIIVGILETVAIGWIYGADKIREWINTYSDIMAGTWWNACIKVVIPIILLYIVYTDTLSNLATPYEGYDPAALMIGAGVIVFGILISFLMPFINKEVK; encoded by the coding sequence GTGGCAAGAGAAGTATGGAACAACAGAGTTGGATTTATTCTTGCAGCAATAGGTTCTTCAGTTGGCCTTGGAAACATCTGGAGGTTCAGCTACGTAGCATATGAAAACGGAGGAGGAGCTTTTCTGATCCCGTATTTTATCGCCCTTCTGACTGCAGGCATCCCTCTTATGATACTTGAGTTCGGACTTGGAAGCAAATTTCTCGGCTCAGCTCCACTTTCATTTAAAAGAGCAAAAAAAAGTTTCGAATGGATAGGCTGGTGGGGTGTAATTGCCAGCTTTATAATTACGACTTATTATTCCGTAATAGTGGGCTGGAGCCTTGTCTATCTTTTGAAAGCGTTTACTCTCGGCTGGGGCGCAGACACAGGAGCATTTTTCAATAACGAACTGTTACATGTTTCCGATTCTCCCTGGAATTTGGGGAACTTTTCCTATCCAGTCCTTATAGGGCTACTGGCTACCTGGCTGATTATCTGGGTTGTCGAAAAAAAAGGTGTGCAGGCTGGAATTGAGAGGTCAAGTAAAATCTTTATTCCCCTTCTATGGGTTCTTTTAACCGTACTCGTGCTCAGAGCAATAACCCTTGAAGGCTCAATCAATGGAATAGAGTGGTACCTGAAGCCGGACTTCAGTAAACTCACGGACATAAAGGTCTGGCAAGCAGCCTATGGACAGGCGTTTTACAGCCTGAGTCTTGGCATGGCAATAATGATTACTTATTCAAGCTATCTTCCAAAAAAGAGCGATATCGTAAATAACGCTTTCATTGTCAGCCTTGCAGACGGAGCTTTCAGTTTCACAATGGGCTTTGCGATTTTCGGGACTCTCGGTTACATGGCCTATACTAAAGGGGTCGGAATTGAAGAAGTAGTAGCCCAGAGCATAGGTCTTGCCTTTGTGGTACTGCCAGAAGCCCTCAACATGCTCCCCGGATTAAAAGCCCTTACTGCAGTTGCTTTTTTCATGTGCATCGTTATTGCAGCCCTTTCTTCCCTCATCTCCCTTGTGGAAGCGTTTGCCTCGTCAATAATGGACAAGTTTGAGATGAAAAGGGGCAGGGCAGTTGACCTCACTATCGGTTTTGGACTGTTTTTCAGCCTGATATATGCAACCAGGGCAGGGATTTACTGGCTTGATATCATAGACCACTTTATCAATACCTATGGACTGATTATAGTGGGAATCCTCGAAACCGTTGCAATAGGCTGGATCTATGGTGCAGATAAGATAAGGGAATGGATCAATACTTATTCGGATATCATGGCCGGAACCTGGTGGAATGCCTGCATAAAAGTGGTAATTCCGATTATCCTTCTGTATATTGTTTACACGGATACCCTGTCAAACCTGGCTACACCCTATGAAGGTTATGATCCTGCAGCCCTGATGATAGGAGCCGGAGTAATTGTCTTTGGAATTCTCATCTCTTTCCTTATGCCTTTTATCAATAAGGAGGTGAAATAA
- a CDS encoding transcriptional regulator protein, with product MKDYEVKVLDENDHIFIETLRNLGMSRNVATTMAYLMNVDEASSREIEISTGLRQPEVSLAMRLMKNQSWVNVRSEKKPGKGRPIKIYSLAAPVDEIISYYEDKIYKESQATISAIKKLKVMSKKVPLTPSK from the coding sequence ATGAAAGACTATGAAGTAAAAGTGCTGGACGAAAACGACCACATTTTTATCGAAACGTTAAGGAACCTCGGGATGTCAAGAAATGTTGCCACTACTATGGCATATCTTATGAATGTTGACGAAGCTTCATCCCGTGAAATTGAAATCAGTACCGGATTACGGCAGCCCGAAGTCAGTCTTGCAATGAGGCTGATGAAGAATCAGTCTTGGGTCAATGTACGTTCGGAAAAGAAACCCGGAAAAGGACGCCCGATAAAAATTTATTCCCTTGCAGCTCCTGTTGATGAGATCATAAGCTATTATGAAGATAAAATTTACAAGGAATCTCAGGCAACGATCTCAGCAATTAAAAAACTGAAGGTTATGAGCAAAAAGGTGCCTCTTACCCCTTCGAAGTAA